A single region of the Calditrichota bacterium genome encodes:
- a CDS encoding helix-turn-helix transcriptional regulator, producing MKVGKDYPRLIRTVRQRTGLSQERFAAKIGVTFPSINRWENGKTTPSRLALRQVKQLLETMGEQGRDLLDEFFSDENS from the coding sequence TTGAAAGTGGGGAAGGACTACCCGCGTTTGATCCGCACTGTTCGCCAACGAACCGGCCTCAGTCAGGAGCGATTTGCAGCCAAAATCGGCGTGACTTTCCCTTCGATAAATCGTTGGGAAAATGGGAAGACAACGCCATCCCGGTTGGCACTGCGCCAGGTCAAGCAATTGCTTGAAACGATGGGTGAACAGGGCAGGGACTTGTTGGACGAGTTCTTCAGCGATGAGAATAGCTGA